A window of the Lagenorhynchus albirostris chromosome 1, mLagAlb1.1, whole genome shotgun sequence genome harbors these coding sequences:
- the PITRM1 gene encoding presequence protease, mitochondrial isoform X2, with amino-acid sequence MWRSGCGAGVLLRRLNGRTASLGAWRWASTMACERALLRYRVGEKIHGFTVSQVTSVPELSLTAVKLSHDSTGAQHLHLAREDRNNLFSVQFRTTPMDSSGAPHVLEHTVLCGSQRYPCRDPFFKMLNRSLSTFMNAFTASDYTLYPFSTQNPKDFRNLLSVYLDAAFFPCLRELDFWQEGWRLEHEDPNDPQTPLVFKGVVFNEMKGAFTDNERMFSQHVQSHLLPDHTYSVVSGGDPLCIPDLTWEQLRQFHATHYHPSNARFFTYGNFPLEQHLKQIHEEALSKFQRIKPHTTVPAQKPWDKPREFQITCAPDSLAAGSSEQTTISVSFLLPDITDTFEAFTLSLLSSLLISGPNSPFYKALIESGLGTDFSPDVGYNGCTREAYFSVGLQGIAEKDIQTVQDLVDRTLDDIIEKGFEDDRIEALLHKIEIQMKHQSVSFGLALTSYVASCWNHDGDPVELLKLGSQVAQFRKCLEENPKFLQEKVKQYFKNNQHKLTLSMKPDDKYSEKQMQLEAEKLKQKVNSLSPEDKQQIYEKGLELQAQQSQPQDASCLPALKVSDIEPRIPFTEVEVALAAGDIPVQYCTQPTNGVVYFRAFSSLNTLPEELRPYVPLFCTVLTKLGCGALDYRELAQQVDLKTGGLAATPHVLPDDSHLDTYEQGVLFSSFCLDRNLPDMMHLWSEIFNNPCFEAEEHFRVLVKMTAQELSNGVPDAGHLYASIRAGRMLAPAGDLQETFGGMDQVRLMKRIAEMTDIKPILRKLPRIRKHLLNCDNFRCSVNATPQQMSQVENSVDNFLRTLSRSKKERKPAHPHVVEKPAPKGPGRHSPFTRKLVTSQDPGTLDDG; translated from the exons ATGTGGCGCAGCGGGTGCGGAGCCGGGGTTTTGCTGCGGAGGCTGAACGGCCG CACCGCCAGCCTCGGAGCATGGAGGTGGGCGAGCACCATGGCCTGTGAGAGGGCGCTGCTGCGGTACCGGGTCGGAGAGAAGATCCATGGCTTCACTGTCAGCCAG GTAACATCTGTTCCTGAGCTGTCCCTGACCGCCGTGAAACTCAGCCATGACAGCACGGGAGCACAGCACTTGCACCTGGCCAGAGAGGACAGAAATAACCTGTTCAG TGTGCAGTTCCGCACCACCCCCATGGACAGCAGCGGTGCCCCGCACGTCCTGGAGCACACGGTCCTGTGCGGCTCTCAGAGGTACCCCTGCCGGGACCCCTTCTTCAAGATGCTGAACAGGTCGCTGTCTACGTTCATGAACGCCTTCACGG CTAGTGATTACACCCTGTACCCATTTTCCACACAAAACCCCAAGGACTTCCGGAACCTCCTATCCGTGTATTTGGACGCAGCCTTCTTTCCCTGCTTACGGGAACTGGATTTCTG GCAGGAAGGATGGCGACTAGAACATGAGGATCCCAATGACCCCCAGACGCCGTTGGTCTTTAAAGGAGTCGTCTTTAACGAAATGAAGGGAGCGTTT ACAGATAACGAGAGGATGTTCTCGCAGCACGTTCAGAGCCACCTGCTTCCCGACCACACATACTCAGTGGTCTCTGGAGGGGACCCCTTGTGCATCCCGGACCTCACGTGGGAGCAGCTCAGACAGTTCCACGCCACACACTACCACCCCAGCAACGCCAG GTTCTTCACTTATGGTAATTTTCCGCTAGAACAGCATCTGAAACAAATTCATGAAGAAGCACTGAGTAAATTTCAGAGAATCAAGCCACATACCACAGTGCCAGCCCAGAAGCCTTGGGATAAGCCT AGGGAGTTCCAGATCACGTGTGCCCCAGACTCGCTGGCCGCGGGCTCCTCAGAGCAGACGACCATCAGTGTCAGCTTCCTCCTGCCAGA CATCACTGACACATTTGAAGCCTTCACGTTGAGCCTTCTGTCTTCACTCTTGATCAGTGGCCCCAACTCGCCCTTCTACAAAGCCCTCATTGAATCTGGACTCGGCACAGACTTTTCCCCTGACGTTGG GTACAATGGCTGCACACGGGAGGCCTACTTCAGCGTGGGCCTGCAGGGTATTGCAGAGAAGGACATTCAGACAGTCCAGGACCTCGTGGATAGGACACTGGATGACATCATTGA GAAAGGATTTGAAGATGATCGAATCGAAGCCTTACTTCATAAAATTGAGATACAGATGAAGCACCAGTCTGTCAGCTTTGGACTCGCCCTGACGTCT TACGTAGCTTCCTGCTGGAATCACGACGGGGACCCCGTGGAGCTCCTCAAGCTCGGGAGTCAGGTGGCCCAGTTCCGGAAGTGCCTGGAGGAAAATCCAAAATTTTtgcaagaaaaagtaaaacagtatTTTAAG AATAATCAGCATAAGTTGACTTTATCAATGAAACCAGACGACAAGTATTCCGAGAAACAAATGCAGCTGGAAGCAGAAAAACTGAAGCAAAAGGTCAACTCTCTTTCCCCGGAAGACAAGCAGCAGATCTATGAAAAAG GTTTGGAATTACAGGCGCAGCAAAGCCAACCTCAGGACGCGTCGTGTCTGCCCGCGTTGAAGGTGTCGGACATCGAGCCCCGCATCCCGTTCACTGAGGTGGAGGTGGCTCTGGCAG CTGGGGACATACCCGTCCAGTACTGCACGCAGCCCACCAATGGCGTGGTCTACTTCAGAGCCTTCTCGAGTCTGAACACCCTGCCCGAGGAGCTCCGGCCCTATGTGCCCCTCTTCTGCACCGTCCTCACCAA GCTGGGCTGCGGTGCCCTCGACTACAGGGAGCTGGCCCAGCAGGTGGACCTGAAGACGGGGGGCCTGGCTGCCACCCCCCACGTGCTCCCCGACGACTCACACCTCGATACTTACGAGCAG GGTGTGCTCTTTTCATCTTTCTGCCTTGATAGAAACCTACCAGACATGATGCATCTGTGGAGTGAAATCTTTAACAA CCCCTGCTTTGAGGCCGAGGAGCACTTCCGAGTGCTGGTGAAGATGACAGCTCAGGAGCTGTCCAACGGGGTCCCCGACGCAGGCCACCTCTACGCGTCCATCAGGGCAGGCAGGATGCTGGCACCCGCGGGGGACCTGCAGGAGACCTTCGGGGGGATGGACCAG GTGAGGCTCATGAAGAGAATCGCAGAGATGACGGACATCAAGCCCATCCTGAGGAAGCTCCCGCGCATCAGGAAGCATCTTTTGAACTGTGATAACTTCAG ATGTTCCGTGAATGCTACTCCCCAGCAAATGTCTCAGGTGGAGAATTCGGTGGACAACTTCCTCAGGACCCTTAGCCGGAGTAAGAAGGAGCGGAAGCCTGCGCACCCACACGTGGTGGAG AAACCTGCACCTAAGGGACCTGGCAGGCACTCCCCATTCACGAGGAAGCTGGTGACG tcTCAAGATCCTGGCACGCTTGATGACGGCTAA
- the PITRM1 gene encoding presequence protease, mitochondrial isoform X1, producing MWRSGCGAGVLLRRLNGRTASLGAWRWASTMACERALLRYRVGEKIHGFTVSQVTSVPELSLTAVKLSHDSTGAQHLHLAREDRNNLFSVQFRTTPMDSSGAPHVLEHTVLCGSQRYPCRDPFFKMLNRSLSTFMNAFTASDYTLYPFSTQNPKDFRNLLSVYLDAAFFPCLRELDFWQEGWRLEHEDPNDPQTPLVFKGVVFNEMKGAFTDNERMFSQHVQSHLLPDHTYSVVSGGDPLCIPDLTWEQLRQFHATHYHPSNARFFTYGNFPLEQHLKQIHEEALSKFQRIKPHTTVPAQKPWDKPREFQITCAPDSLAAGSSEQTTISVSFLLPDITDTFEAFTLSLLSSLLISGPNSPFYKALIESGLGTDFSPDVGYNGCTREAYFSVGLQGIAEKDIQTVQDLVDRTLDDIIEKGFEDDRIEALLHKIEIQMKHQSVSFGLALTSYVASCWNHDGDPVELLKLGSQVAQFRKCLEENPKFLQEKVKQYFKNNQHKLTLSMKPDDKYSEKQMQLEAEKLKQKVNSLSPEDKQQIYEKGLELQAQQSQPQDASCLPALKVSDIEPRIPFTEVEVALAAGDIPVQYCTQPTNGVVYFRAFSSLNTLPEELRPYVPLFCTVLTKLGCGALDYRELAQQVDLKTGGLAATPHVLPDDSHLDTYEQGVLFSSFCLDRNLPDMMHLWSEIFNNPCFEAEEHFRVLVKMTAQELSNGVPDAGHLYASIRAGRMLAPAGDLQETFGGMDQVRLMKRIAEMTDIKPILRKLPRIRKHLLNCDNFRCSVNATPQQMSQVENSVDNFLRTLSRSKKERKPAHPHVVEKPAPKGPGRHSPFTRKLVTDPTFKPCPLKTHFQLPFPVNYVAECIRTAPYAAPAHASLKILARLMTAKFLHTEIREKGGAYGGGARLSYGGIFTLYSYRDPHSTETLQSFLKAIDWAKSGRFTQQDINEAKLSVFAAVDAPVAPSDKGLDCFLYGLSDEAKQAHREQLFAVSHEDLVDVSNRYLGAGRSTHGMALLGPDNESIAKDPSWIVR from the exons ATGTGGCGCAGCGGGTGCGGAGCCGGGGTTTTGCTGCGGAGGCTGAACGGCCG CACCGCCAGCCTCGGAGCATGGAGGTGGGCGAGCACCATGGCCTGTGAGAGGGCGCTGCTGCGGTACCGGGTCGGAGAGAAGATCCATGGCTTCACTGTCAGCCAG GTAACATCTGTTCCTGAGCTGTCCCTGACCGCCGTGAAACTCAGCCATGACAGCACGGGAGCACAGCACTTGCACCTGGCCAGAGAGGACAGAAATAACCTGTTCAG TGTGCAGTTCCGCACCACCCCCATGGACAGCAGCGGTGCCCCGCACGTCCTGGAGCACACGGTCCTGTGCGGCTCTCAGAGGTACCCCTGCCGGGACCCCTTCTTCAAGATGCTGAACAGGTCGCTGTCTACGTTCATGAACGCCTTCACGG CTAGTGATTACACCCTGTACCCATTTTCCACACAAAACCCCAAGGACTTCCGGAACCTCCTATCCGTGTATTTGGACGCAGCCTTCTTTCCCTGCTTACGGGAACTGGATTTCTG GCAGGAAGGATGGCGACTAGAACATGAGGATCCCAATGACCCCCAGACGCCGTTGGTCTTTAAAGGAGTCGTCTTTAACGAAATGAAGGGAGCGTTT ACAGATAACGAGAGGATGTTCTCGCAGCACGTTCAGAGCCACCTGCTTCCCGACCACACATACTCAGTGGTCTCTGGAGGGGACCCCTTGTGCATCCCGGACCTCACGTGGGAGCAGCTCAGACAGTTCCACGCCACACACTACCACCCCAGCAACGCCAG GTTCTTCACTTATGGTAATTTTCCGCTAGAACAGCATCTGAAACAAATTCATGAAGAAGCACTGAGTAAATTTCAGAGAATCAAGCCACATACCACAGTGCCAGCCCAGAAGCCTTGGGATAAGCCT AGGGAGTTCCAGATCACGTGTGCCCCAGACTCGCTGGCCGCGGGCTCCTCAGAGCAGACGACCATCAGTGTCAGCTTCCTCCTGCCAGA CATCACTGACACATTTGAAGCCTTCACGTTGAGCCTTCTGTCTTCACTCTTGATCAGTGGCCCCAACTCGCCCTTCTACAAAGCCCTCATTGAATCTGGACTCGGCACAGACTTTTCCCCTGACGTTGG GTACAATGGCTGCACACGGGAGGCCTACTTCAGCGTGGGCCTGCAGGGTATTGCAGAGAAGGACATTCAGACAGTCCAGGACCTCGTGGATAGGACACTGGATGACATCATTGA GAAAGGATTTGAAGATGATCGAATCGAAGCCTTACTTCATAAAATTGAGATACAGATGAAGCACCAGTCTGTCAGCTTTGGACTCGCCCTGACGTCT TACGTAGCTTCCTGCTGGAATCACGACGGGGACCCCGTGGAGCTCCTCAAGCTCGGGAGTCAGGTGGCCCAGTTCCGGAAGTGCCTGGAGGAAAATCCAAAATTTTtgcaagaaaaagtaaaacagtatTTTAAG AATAATCAGCATAAGTTGACTTTATCAATGAAACCAGACGACAAGTATTCCGAGAAACAAATGCAGCTGGAAGCAGAAAAACTGAAGCAAAAGGTCAACTCTCTTTCCCCGGAAGACAAGCAGCAGATCTATGAAAAAG GTTTGGAATTACAGGCGCAGCAAAGCCAACCTCAGGACGCGTCGTGTCTGCCCGCGTTGAAGGTGTCGGACATCGAGCCCCGCATCCCGTTCACTGAGGTGGAGGTGGCTCTGGCAG CTGGGGACATACCCGTCCAGTACTGCACGCAGCCCACCAATGGCGTGGTCTACTTCAGAGCCTTCTCGAGTCTGAACACCCTGCCCGAGGAGCTCCGGCCCTATGTGCCCCTCTTCTGCACCGTCCTCACCAA GCTGGGCTGCGGTGCCCTCGACTACAGGGAGCTGGCCCAGCAGGTGGACCTGAAGACGGGGGGCCTGGCTGCCACCCCCCACGTGCTCCCCGACGACTCACACCTCGATACTTACGAGCAG GGTGTGCTCTTTTCATCTTTCTGCCTTGATAGAAACCTACCAGACATGATGCATCTGTGGAGTGAAATCTTTAACAA CCCCTGCTTTGAGGCCGAGGAGCACTTCCGAGTGCTGGTGAAGATGACAGCTCAGGAGCTGTCCAACGGGGTCCCCGACGCAGGCCACCTCTACGCGTCCATCAGGGCAGGCAGGATGCTGGCACCCGCGGGGGACCTGCAGGAGACCTTCGGGGGGATGGACCAG GTGAGGCTCATGAAGAGAATCGCAGAGATGACGGACATCAAGCCCATCCTGAGGAAGCTCCCGCGCATCAGGAAGCATCTTTTGAACTGTGATAACTTCAG ATGTTCCGTGAATGCTACTCCCCAGCAAATGTCTCAGGTGGAGAATTCGGTGGACAACTTCCTCAGGACCCTTAGCCGGAGTAAGAAGGAGCGGAAGCCTGCGCACCCACACGTGGTGGAG AAACCTGCACCTAAGGGACCTGGCAGGCACTCCCCATTCACGAGGAAGCTGGTGACG GACCCCACCTTCAAGCCCTGCCCGCTGAAGACGCACTTCCAGCTCCCGTTCCCAGTCAACTACGTAGCCGAGTGTATCCGGACTGCCCCGTACGCGGCCCCGGCCCACGCCAG tcTCAAGATCCTGGCACGCTTGATGACGGCTAAATTCTTGCACACGGAAATTCGAGAAAAAGGCGGTGCTTATGGTGGAGGCGCCAGACTCAGCTACGGCGGGATCTTCACGCTCTACTCGTACAG GGACCCGCATTCCACGGAGACGCTGCAGTCCTTCCTGAAGGCCATCGACTGGGCCAAGTCTGGGAGGTTCACGCAGCAGGACATCAATGAGGCAAAGCTCTCTGTCTTCGCCGCCGTGGACGCTCCGGTGGCTCCTTCAGACAAAG GCTTGGACTGCTTCCTGTATGGCCTCTCAGATGAGGCGAAGCAGGCGCACCGCGAGCAGCTCTTCGCTGTCAGCCACGAAGATCTGGTTGACGTGAGCAACAG GTACCTGGGCGCCGGGAGGAGCACACATGGCATGGCTCTGCTCGGACCAGACAATGAGAGCATCGCCAAGGACCCGTCGTGGATAGTTAGATAG
- the PITRM1 gene encoding presequence protease, mitochondrial isoform X3, with the protein MFSQHVQSHLLPDHTYSVVSGGDPLCIPDLTWEQLRQFHATHYHPSNARFFTYGNFPLEQHLKQIHEEALSKFQRIKPHTTVPAQKPWDKPREFQITCAPDSLAAGSSEQTTISVSFLLPDITDTFEAFTLSLLSSLLISGPNSPFYKALIESGLGTDFSPDVGYNGCTREAYFSVGLQGIAEKDIQTVQDLVDRTLDDIIEKGFEDDRIEALLHKIEIQMKHQSVSFGLALTSYVASCWNHDGDPVELLKLGSQVAQFRKCLEENPKFLQEKVKQYFKNNQHKLTLSMKPDDKYSEKQMQLEAEKLKQKVNSLSPEDKQQIYEKGLELQAQQSQPQDASCLPALKVSDIEPRIPFTEVEVALAAGDIPVQYCTQPTNGVVYFRAFSSLNTLPEELRPYVPLFCTVLTKLGCGALDYRELAQQVDLKTGGLAATPHVLPDDSHLDTYEQGVLFSSFCLDRNLPDMMHLWSEIFNNPCFEAEEHFRVLVKMTAQELSNGVPDAGHLYASIRAGRMLAPAGDLQETFGGMDQVRLMKRIAEMTDIKPILRKLPRIRKHLLNCDNFRCSVNATPQQMSQVENSVDNFLRTLSRSKKERKPAHPHVVEKPAPKGPGRHSPFTRKLVTDPTFKPCPLKTHFQLPFPVNYVAECIRTAPYAAPAHASLKILARLMTAKFLHTEIREKGGAYGGGARLSYGGIFTLYSYRDPHSTETLQSFLKAIDWAKSGRFTQQDINEAKLSVFAAVDAPVAPSDKGLDCFLYGLSDEAKQAHREQLFAVSHEDLVDVSNRYLGAGRSTHGMALLGPDNESIAKDPSWIVR; encoded by the exons ATGTTCTCGCAGCACGTTCAGAGCCACCTGCTTCCCGACCACACATACTCAGTGGTCTCTGGAGGGGACCCCTTGTGCATCCCGGACCTCACGTGGGAGCAGCTCAGACAGTTCCACGCCACACACTACCACCCCAGCAACGCCAG GTTCTTCACTTATGGTAATTTTCCGCTAGAACAGCATCTGAAACAAATTCATGAAGAAGCACTGAGTAAATTTCAGAGAATCAAGCCACATACCACAGTGCCAGCCCAGAAGCCTTGGGATAAGCCT AGGGAGTTCCAGATCACGTGTGCCCCAGACTCGCTGGCCGCGGGCTCCTCAGAGCAGACGACCATCAGTGTCAGCTTCCTCCTGCCAGA CATCACTGACACATTTGAAGCCTTCACGTTGAGCCTTCTGTCTTCACTCTTGATCAGTGGCCCCAACTCGCCCTTCTACAAAGCCCTCATTGAATCTGGACTCGGCACAGACTTTTCCCCTGACGTTGG GTACAATGGCTGCACACGGGAGGCCTACTTCAGCGTGGGCCTGCAGGGTATTGCAGAGAAGGACATTCAGACAGTCCAGGACCTCGTGGATAGGACACTGGATGACATCATTGA GAAAGGATTTGAAGATGATCGAATCGAAGCCTTACTTCATAAAATTGAGATACAGATGAAGCACCAGTCTGTCAGCTTTGGACTCGCCCTGACGTCT TACGTAGCTTCCTGCTGGAATCACGACGGGGACCCCGTGGAGCTCCTCAAGCTCGGGAGTCAGGTGGCCCAGTTCCGGAAGTGCCTGGAGGAAAATCCAAAATTTTtgcaagaaaaagtaaaacagtatTTTAAG AATAATCAGCATAAGTTGACTTTATCAATGAAACCAGACGACAAGTATTCCGAGAAACAAATGCAGCTGGAAGCAGAAAAACTGAAGCAAAAGGTCAACTCTCTTTCCCCGGAAGACAAGCAGCAGATCTATGAAAAAG GTTTGGAATTACAGGCGCAGCAAAGCCAACCTCAGGACGCGTCGTGTCTGCCCGCGTTGAAGGTGTCGGACATCGAGCCCCGCATCCCGTTCACTGAGGTGGAGGTGGCTCTGGCAG CTGGGGACATACCCGTCCAGTACTGCACGCAGCCCACCAATGGCGTGGTCTACTTCAGAGCCTTCTCGAGTCTGAACACCCTGCCCGAGGAGCTCCGGCCCTATGTGCCCCTCTTCTGCACCGTCCTCACCAA GCTGGGCTGCGGTGCCCTCGACTACAGGGAGCTGGCCCAGCAGGTGGACCTGAAGACGGGGGGCCTGGCTGCCACCCCCCACGTGCTCCCCGACGACTCACACCTCGATACTTACGAGCAG GGTGTGCTCTTTTCATCTTTCTGCCTTGATAGAAACCTACCAGACATGATGCATCTGTGGAGTGAAATCTTTAACAA CCCCTGCTTTGAGGCCGAGGAGCACTTCCGAGTGCTGGTGAAGATGACAGCTCAGGAGCTGTCCAACGGGGTCCCCGACGCAGGCCACCTCTACGCGTCCATCAGGGCAGGCAGGATGCTGGCACCCGCGGGGGACCTGCAGGAGACCTTCGGGGGGATGGACCAG GTGAGGCTCATGAAGAGAATCGCAGAGATGACGGACATCAAGCCCATCCTGAGGAAGCTCCCGCGCATCAGGAAGCATCTTTTGAACTGTGATAACTTCAG ATGTTCCGTGAATGCTACTCCCCAGCAAATGTCTCAGGTGGAGAATTCGGTGGACAACTTCCTCAGGACCCTTAGCCGGAGTAAGAAGGAGCGGAAGCCTGCGCACCCACACGTGGTGGAG AAACCTGCACCTAAGGGACCTGGCAGGCACTCCCCATTCACGAGGAAGCTGGTGACG GACCCCACCTTCAAGCCCTGCCCGCTGAAGACGCACTTCCAGCTCCCGTTCCCAGTCAACTACGTAGCCGAGTGTATCCGGACTGCCCCGTACGCGGCCCCGGCCCACGCCAG tcTCAAGATCCTGGCACGCTTGATGACGGCTAAATTCTTGCACACGGAAATTCGAGAAAAAGGCGGTGCTTATGGTGGAGGCGCCAGACTCAGCTACGGCGGGATCTTCACGCTCTACTCGTACAG GGACCCGCATTCCACGGAGACGCTGCAGTCCTTCCTGAAGGCCATCGACTGGGCCAAGTCTGGGAGGTTCACGCAGCAGGACATCAATGAGGCAAAGCTCTCTGTCTTCGCCGCCGTGGACGCTCCGGTGGCTCCTTCAGACAAAG GCTTGGACTGCTTCCTGTATGGCCTCTCAGATGAGGCGAAGCAGGCGCACCGCGAGCAGCTCTTCGCTGTCAGCCACGAAGATCTGGTTGACGTGAGCAACAG GTACCTGGGCGCCGGGAGGAGCACACATGGCATGGCTCTGCTCGGACCAGACAATGAGAGCATCGCCAAGGACCCGTCGTGGATAGTTAGATAG